In Rattus rattus isolate New Zealand chromosome 9, Rrattus_CSIRO_v1, whole genome shotgun sequence, a genomic segment contains:
- the LOC116909522 gene encoding keratin-associated protein 4-7-like, which produces MVNSCCGSVCSEEGCGQGCCQPSCCQPSCCQPSCCQTTCCRTTCCRPSCCVSSCCRPQCCQSVCCQPTCCRPTCCRPSCCRPSCCVSSCCRPSCCVSSCCRPSCCTSSCCRPSCCRPSCCRPCCGSSSCGSSCCRPSCCVSSCCRPQCCISTCCRPTCCQTTCCRTTCCRPACSSGSCC; this is translated from the exons ATGGTCAACTCCTGTTGTGGCTCTGTCTGCTCTGAGGAGGGCTGTGGCCAAggctgctgccagcccagctgctgccagcccagctgctgccagcccagctgctgccAGACTACCTGCTGCAGGACCACCTGCTGTCGCcccagctgctgtgtgtccagctgcTGCAGGCCTCAATGCTGCCAGTCTGTGTGCTGCCAGCCCACCTGTTGCAGGCCCACCTGTTGCCGTCCCAGCTGCTGTCGCCCCAGTTGCTGTGTTTCTAGCTGCTGTCGTCCCAGCTGCTGTGTGTCTAGCTGCTGCAGGCCCTCTTGTTGCACCTCTAGCTGCTGCCGCC CTAGCTGCTGCAGGCCTTCTTGCTGCCGCCCCTGCTGTGGTAGTTCCAGCTGTGGATCTAGCTGCTGCCGCcccagctgctgtgtgtccagctgTTGCAGACCCCAGTGCTGCATCTCCACCTGCTGCCGCCCCACCTGCTGCCAGACCACCTGCTGCAGGACCACCTGCTGCCGCCCAGCATGCTCTAGCGGTTCTTGCTGCTGA
- the LOC116909536 gene encoding keratin-associated protein 4-12-like isoform X1, protein MVNSCCGSVCSEEGCGQGCCQPSCCQTTCCRTTCCRPSCCVSSCCQLPTCCRPTCCISSCCRPSCCRPSCCVSSCCRPQCCQSVCCQPTCCRPSCCRPSCCRPSCCVSSCCRPSCCISSCRPCCGSSSCCGSSCCCPTCCISSCCRPSCCRPSCCVSSCCRPQCCIPTCCQTTCYRTTCCRPSCSSGSCC, encoded by the coding sequence ATGGTCAACTCCTGTTGTGGCTCTGTCTGCTCTGAGGAGGGCTGTGGCCAAggctgctgccagcccagctgctgccAGACCACCTGCTGTAGGACCACCTGCTGTCGCcccagctgctgtgtgtccagctgcTGCCAGCTGCCCACCTGCTGCCGCCCCACCTGTTGCATTTCTAGCTGCTGCAGGCCTTCCTGCTGCCGCCCTAGTTGTTGTGTGTCCAGCTGCTGCAGGCCCCAGTGCTGCCAGTCTGTGTGCTGCCAGCCTACCTGCTGCCGCCCCAGCTGTTGCAGGCCTTCCTGCTGCCGCCCTagctgctgtgtgtccagctgcTGCAGGCCCTCTTGCTGCATCTCCAGTTGCCGCCCCTGCTGTGGTAGTTCTAGCTGTTGTGGATCCAGCTGCTGCTGTCCCACCTGCTGCATTTCTAGCTGTTGCAGGCCTTCTTGCTGCCGCcccagctgctgtgtgtccagctgTTGCAGACCCCAGTGCTGCATCCCTACCTGCTGCCAGACTACCTGTTACAGGACCACCTGCTGCCGCCCATCATGCTCCAGTGGTTCTTGCTGCTGA
- the LOC116909480 gene encoding keratin-associated protein 4-3-like isoform X3 has translation MVNSCCGSVCSEEGCGQGCCQPSCCQTTCCRTTCCRPSCCVSSCCRPSCCRPICCAPAVRPSCCVSSCCRPQCCQSVCCQPTCCRPSCCRPSCCRPSCCRPSCCISSCCRPCCGSSSCCGSSCCRPTCCISSCCRPSCCRPSCCVSSCCRPQCCISSCCRPTCCQTTCCRTTCCRPACSSGSCC, from the exons ATGGTCAACTCCTGTTGTGGCTCTGTCTGCTCTGAGGAGGGCTGTGGCCAAggctgctgccagcccagctgctgccAGACCACCTGCTGTAGGACCACCTGCTGTCGTcccagctgctgtgtgtccagTTGCTGTAGGCCCAGCTGCTGTCGTCCCATctgctgt GCCCCTGCTGTCCGCCCTAGTTGTTGTGTGTCCAGCTGCTGCAGGCCCCAGTGCTGCCAGTCTGTGTGCTGCCAGCCTACCTGCTGCCGCCCCAGCTGCTGCCGCCCCAGCTGCTGCCGCCCCAGCTGCTGCAG GCCCTCTTGCTGCATCTCCAGTTGCTGCCGCCCCTGCTGCGGTAGTTCTAGCTGTTGTGGATCCAGCTGCTGCCGTCCCACCTGCTGCATTTCTAGCTGTTGCAGGCCTTCTTGCTGCCGCCCCAGCTGCTGTGTTTCCAGTTGCTGCAGGCCCCAGTGCTGCATCTCTAGCTGTTGCCGCCCCACCTGCTGCCAGACCACCTGTTGCAGGACCACCTGCTGCCGCCCAGCATGCTCCAGTGGTTCTTGCTGCTGA
- the LOC116908826 gene encoding LOW QUALITY PROTEIN: keratin-associated protein 4-2-like (The sequence of the model RefSeq protein was modified relative to this genomic sequence to represent the inferred CDS: deleted 1 base in 1 codon): protein MVSSCCGSVCSEEGCGQGCCQPSCCQTTCCRTTCCRPSCCRPSCCVSSCCRPQCCQSVCCQPTCCRPSCCISSCCRPSCCRPSCCVSSCCRPSCCISSCCRPCCASSSCCGSSCCRPTCCISSCCRPSCCRPSCCVSSCCRPQCCQSVCCRPSCCVSSCCRPQCCISSCCRPTCCQTTCCRTTCCRPACSSVSCC, encoded by the exons ATGGTCAGCTCCTGTTGTGGCTCTGTCTGCTCTGAGGAGGGCTGTGGCCAAggctgctgccagcccagctgctgccAGACCACCTGCTGTAGGACCACCTGCTGCCGCCCTAGC TGCTGTCGCcccagctgctgtgtgtccagctgcTGCAGGCCCCAGTGCTGCCAGTCTGTGTGCTGCCAGCCTACCTGCTGCCGCCCCAGCTGCTGCATTTCTAGCTGCTGCAGGCCTTCCTGCTGCCGCCCTAGCTGCTGTGTGTCCAGTTGCTGCAGGCCCTCTTGCTGCATCTCCAGTTGCTGCCGCCCCTGCTGTGCTAGTTCTAGCTGTTGTGGATCCAGTTGCTGCCGCCCCACTTGTTGCATTTCCAGCTGCTGCAGGCCTTCTTGCTGTCGCCCCAGCTGCTGTGTTTCCAGCTGCTGCAGGCCCCAGTGCTGCCAGTCTGT CTGCTGCCGCcccagctgctgtgtgtccagctgTTGTAGACCTCAGTGCTGCATCTCTAGCTGTTGCCGCCCCACCTGCTGCCAGACCACCTGCTGCAGAACCACTTGTTGCCGCCCAGCATGCTCCAGTGTTTCTTGCTGCTGA
- the LOC116909536 gene encoding keratin-associated protein 4-12-like isoform X2, whose protein sequence is MVNSCCGSVCSEEGCGQGCCQPSCCQTTCCRTTCCRPSCCVSSCCQPQCCQSVCCQPTCCRPSCCRPSCCRPSCCVSSCCRPSCCISSCRPCCGSSSCCGSSCCCPTCCISSCCRPSCCRPSCCVTTCCRPSCSSGSCC, encoded by the exons ATGGTCAACTCCTGTTGTGGCTCTGTCTGCTCTGAGGAGGGCTGTGGCCAAggctgctgccagcccagctgctgccAGACCACCTGCTGTAGGACCACCTGCTGTCGCcccagctgctgtgtgtccagctgcTGCCA GCCCCAGTGCTGCCAGTCTGTGTGCTGCCAGCCTACCTGCTGCCGCCCCAGCTGTTGCAGGCCTTCCTGCTGCCGCCCTagctgctgtgtgtccagctgcTGCAGGCCCTCTTGCTGCATCTCCAGTTGCCGCCCCTGCTGTGGTAGTTCTAGCTGTTGTGGATCCAGCTGCTGCTGTCCCACCTGCTGCATTTCTAGCTGTTGCAGGCCTTCTTGCTGCCGCcccagctgctgtgt GACCACCTGCTGCCGCCCATCATGCTCCAGTGGTTCTTGCTGCTGA
- the LOC116909480 gene encoding keratin-associated protein 4-2-like isoform X2 produces the protein MVNSCCGSVCSEEGCGQGCCQPSCCQTTCCRTTCCRPSCCVSSCCRPSCCRPICCVCCVSSCCRPQCCQSVCCQPTCCRPSCCRPSCCRPSCCRPSCCRPSCCVSSCCRPSCCISSCCRPCCGSSSCCGSSCCRPTCCISSCCRPSCCRPSCCVSSCCRPQCCISSCCRPTCCQTTCCRTTCCRPACSSGSCC, from the exons ATGGTCAACTCCTGTTGTGGCTCTGTCTGCTCTGAGGAGGGCTGTGGCCAAggctgctgccagcccagctgctgccAGACCACCTGCTGTAGGACCACCTGCTGTCGTcccagctgctgtgtgtccagTTGCTGTAGGCCCAGCTGCTGTCGTCCCATctgctgtgt TTGTTGTGTGTCCAGCTGCTGCAGGCCCCAGTGCTGCCAGTCTGTGTGCTGCCAGCCTACCTGCTGCCGCCCCAGCTGCTGCCGCCCCAGCTGCTGCCGCCCCAGCTGCTGCAGGCCTAGCTGCTGCCGCCCTagctgctgtgtgtccagctgcTGCAGGCCCTCTTGCTGCATCTCCAGTTGCTGCCGCCCCTGCTGCGGTAGTTCTAGCTGTTGTGGATCCAGCTGCTGCCGTCCCACCTGCTGCATTTCTAGCTGTTGCAGGCCTTCTTGCTGCCGCCCCAGCTGCTGTGTTTCCAGTTGCTGCAGGCCCCAGTGCTGCATCTCTAGCTGTTGCCGCCCCACCTGCTGCCAGACCACCTGTTGCAGGACCACCTGCTGCCGCCCAGCATGCTCCAGTGGTTCTTGCTGCTGA
- the LOC116909480 gene encoding keratin-associated protein 4-12-like isoform X1, translating to MVNSCCGSVCSEEGCGQGCCQPSCCQTTCCRTTCCRPSCCVSSCCRPSCCRPICCAPAVRPSCCVSSCCRPQCCQSVCCQPTCCRPSCCRPSCCRPSCCRPSCCRPSCCVSSCCRPSCCISSCCRPCCGSSSCCGSSCCRPTCCISSCCRPSCCRPSCCVSSCCRPQCCISSCCRPTCCQTTCCRTTCCRPACSSGSCC from the exons ATGGTCAACTCCTGTTGTGGCTCTGTCTGCTCTGAGGAGGGCTGTGGCCAAggctgctgccagcccagctgctgccAGACCACCTGCTGTAGGACCACCTGCTGTCGTcccagctgctgtgtgtccagTTGCTGTAGGCCCAGCTGCTGTCGTCCCATctgctgt GCCCCTGCTGTCCGCCCTAGTTGTTGTGTGTCCAGCTGCTGCAGGCCCCAGTGCTGCCAGTCTGTGTGCTGCCAGCCTACCTGCTGCCGCCCCAGCTGCTGCCGCCCCAGCTGCTGCCGCCCCAGCTGCTGCAGGCCTAGCTGCTGCCGCCCTagctgctgtgtgtccagctgcTGCAGGCCCTCTTGCTGCATCTCCAGTTGCTGCCGCCCCTGCTGCGGTAGTTCTAGCTGTTGTGGATCCAGCTGCTGCCGTCCCACCTGCTGCATTTCTAGCTGTTGCAGGCCTTCTTGCTGCCGCCCCAGCTGCTGTGTTTCCAGTTGCTGCAGGCCCCAGTGCTGCATCTCTAGCTGTTGCCGCCCCACCTGCTGCCAGACCACCTGTTGCAGGACCACCTGCTGCCGCCCAGCATGCTCCAGTGGTTCTTGCTGCTGA